A single genomic interval of Fibrobacter sp. UWB13 harbors:
- a CDS encoding T9SS type A sorting domain-containing protein — MSKNPFLFVLSAFLFVSASVGASSAYAADSGEGLQFCFYEDKEGNLDYPRLNFSQKTENDSRAATEVCFDKWYEANPTGSEPADASTYLNNWLSAKQGAIAFVRVTSDIKFAGRSIIGCAEGNNAFEGKMITLYSFQTLYSQIDPQTNEPYVISGLCHFGNVQIVAFIEKFSGTMYNMNFDDAYLNASATNSSAGIIAEGVTGLDGSRVFNGYIHDVKVTNSEFQGTNVGAIVGKGNTDISSAELHNVKIVGNSNTNSYVGGIVGDNTVRCLHADQGNVHPCSNAKNNGKSAGPFVLENVDLYGSITGQQSYVGGIAGSVTLNVQQEYHDISINGLRMNRSTYAGGLFGQVFYDGSDDASLGSAAVEHKLLIHDVSIEHGSFTTLGGAEDGYIAASLRAGGLIGYCDVGNNANNTDGADVEIYNVDNKIEVHIDNENNISAGGIIGNLMNSSSNENCNLSIYKTITEGDVIGGSDSYKMGYLVGEMVTSKIKLKQITDNSHYGDNDYVAAKGIGSIDPANWLNPPAPINATGTGLVVKRNFRNEVNGESAQTSLVADGSLKSGSDGYYIEDATTSDKYANGILETAALNQYQNNTGSSEEYLFCVKISADNEYLYLKQINSSETAPEGYTCYDYWYDRSGQHDQIAAGIFDDASSRIQYWLDSRNDKKTAHVVVESDLHFAGRNVDGTCKTAKNEFNQLLTFSRHYQSNYSYTKGDYTIQGVGASDDGYRVISGLCYVTEYDTSAGFFRRFEGDMSKLAFDNAYFKTTKSNDHTGAGIIASGFGSASIKVTNSEFYGLAAGAVFGRGGGELTNVVVEDVKVNGEMYAGGLIGYWDYTFIQPLKLELDRVEADVNVSGGSGSYAGALIGYASGEENANNKINLNITDTYSKGNVKGASGAKLGYLIGAINQDNNSFDFSIHNNYHYGKDDGGATLGVGNWTSPGYWATGNPLISRNFRNAIEGEIEAAGTLKYSGSSLFIDPSNHSDLDIRNGAVSDKDFKSHRMAAVLGEAWSQVDGENEGLPIFAGSVSKSAPIKRVSFDVYGSGSFFAKADSAHKKILLDSIDAGLRFYEAGLNYISSIVLFTDSEGKLAQGDVDFVNSLLDDCSSWIEDDKRNDWGSTNWEKSCSEVPQQKISTTEQYTDHVTYVYLTKRMVKYFCYKTDSENSNNLFFYQYPAIAGESPSVGSCFEYWFREKEPNANIEHVVDAYGYAKLWFMYGQNTITLTSDIDFAGNTDGVCNDAPNAFRGEYLELDENDVFKSADNERYTISGLCHVDAAADVGFVKMANQKGVLTNVSFDKVFFNGKRAGLILVDLTSADEGDITDITVKNSKFIGSEFAGAIAGFAEGVRNIRNVILEKDTVISEKTAGGAFGWIYAQYNSYGLNVGGLLAYDVTVVSRNDDFAGGLIGKISIGRAGAVLVSNAFDGSVEGYKAGGLVGLIEDYSGQDGTTLSVWQNYVIGDVKFSNVGGFLIAEVYWDDDYNNQYLFNVKDNYHYSENDVTAPIGMLGGTKVENWKNFDASAYADGSSFTHNFRNAVDDLEADGDLRYAIKPVYKSATESYSNGVIPSEQMKSRRMAAVLNMGATSLYWTLVDEENDGLPIFKGSTSAASKPVYAISFDYETFSTFADETSKKILNDAIEDGSRVLEYIPQYPDGGIVLFTDVDGRLDPDDVAFVKSLMGEDGLWYDASYPKLDADQVYSYNVAYIPTVYTYKKALVMDVAVHVCSDNGNSGCLDGSEVLVPKEGATWNGYSIDFNGVPMTEYTFNYMGGGYPTLVMSDFSSHLYMLYSPDFYHINSKNAIQSSIHKAVLYNFEELLDGLTDNEKSDLESGTVYNDTIHLYYVFGNTAPEYKFPVENKGTSPVVVKSFLENANGMGRKQVYETVIDANETVNVPLMRTTVAPTDLGYSLEWNAEFGLGSVFSGIHDVISTENDYIASAEDFHKNSYTKSWMVTGASGKPLTVNDSVYMDSIITAISTTNLANHLSYNDLKMVITPTVTQLHYDLVFAIPEDMRDADIYVSNKKNKSTNKLELDWFDKLDDVTAENVKAPKLLNSDGCRINWKLESSSLTHETLDIQQELQYLTSKEENSLAVNTLVPDIDNPACPSANVTVDKHTIQLNRDGDGDLFAVQKLPYPSATTQGAIDTIVLKHSFKKDANDKYYLDVPVARDADGSELGIKLSFKANAKDGNLFKSLLYDDMTGVAANFVPLLEGENIDMKSNLKMKVEFIELVPVYVTYDLSLTSAADSAKTYLPADASSTATLEMVKADDEIEFWSPYRTDVCFAGWSNVKAESFTDADPRWVSLNSSNYIDFSNDQDHPTTLYAIWRECPVTLPIRATALKSGLEHATLVVYQPFGKDSLRHVITDEIVALAGPDFDFYVDDVRTKADVGYSLDYTSFKVSYVDPATSESVEVTPSEGAWRLKPETLPQTTVYSFTAKVTKDEYKLVFNDNSSGEAYFGDSWTPLMTKESFAEDEDTKNWNVSVNYNVESTNTEFPFALYRKGLCMNGYTFDVDDDANGVYTELNEPFIEKFKELGKNLKKPVKLYANWSQCQTPGVEVELADADKGSYTFTRKFDLGEGEEAERSYSFDSDKMFVPSEMGDISFTGVSFTIKSGAGVVLDASAGIGYRTGSEWSDWMGSLLTIKPDMEAIRLSLLKSSYEFVYDMNAPEDAMVFVNPAIKEHESYELNRSTESKDLQSLDVLGRTDACLVGWALDANGENMLEAFNLDALRTLDAFEKARKSTETLYAVWKEKGDACTPKTFKVASGWSAEEGVFTISYRYEDKTYSFEVTEDGVEIPAVAGVEVGVSFAGSNAYQFDNVIAGRDIAGNLLFSLDNGGFFTVSDAQSDVQLSTGAIPTEFAFVFNANVGDANVFAGTEFAHQVPGMFYAYNQELPMDLYRADAELVGWAFKSDVGENDFVWQSINDRFIEEYEKFVMQYGASFGTDTLYAVWKKKSMKTYTVTADSANKGTLTFTQNVGDTVFSIVVPKTGLKVPATDDIEVTAHFDVINSWTLDEGLPLVWTNAKGKKESTANDVTRPITGDVKITALATFKEIHLVFDIPSDKGLFYGDDWSKHGDFDSDDGKLSFPTLVYDTDRCLAGWSIQSESGSAWTDLNERLVDSLYKVYPTMNDLSNIKLYARWTTNVEECAGNITKATVEMEHGDVQLVEKKDKSTLVHKFNKNGTMMLPAELDGKNWTLKAIPDSSYTLDSLVVMNGKKVDTVLYDGDKLPKNMKNATLKAYFGKANKTPVEIVNKHFSQSGNTICVNIKASEFEVTRGVSAKVEIIDVAKDAVVVDTVLTDSAAMAFSDEITLRMLQPGKYKVRVVIGDEKETDEYSQEFTVDSQVASLKAERWQMVSLTAVDTSLIQWNEGISFYWWDETRVGDFWQYHAYKQGDEIDASRGVWVSSKHEGSLVMRTDFEDDGKDIVWNLDSVTTGWNLVANPHGWYVDLFSMNESARKNVDEESEITFWQYDSEKGEYKETRYLAPYEAAWVKVSKKTKWKVSAEPVYVIHSVDASKIDTVRLDYQKPDENANNSGKSNAKSALAKSSTSDRWTLQAILSDKNGKRDSWNILGVGNNPFVADEPPTSMGDHVNLSIVEGKRSLAKSIKSASDETEWTLELSASDAREGYLTLEGVDGVKSLGYHVYVIIDGVTIEMQEGKKLQVSLNSSSKKATVRVARSARVVAKNVIKGLRSSQLGNQLHVSFDAPESLAGERTKVELLDVKGKLWATESAKAVFGTNAVSMNLPKQGVYILRVRVGSQQQSQRIFLK, encoded by the coding sequence ATGTCTAAAAATCCGTTTTTATTCGTACTTTCGGCATTCCTCTTTGTGAGTGCCTCTGTTGGAGCTTCTTCTGCCTATGCGGCTGACTCTGGCGAAGGCTTGCAATTCTGCTTTTATGAAGATAAAGAAGGTAATCTCGATTATCCTCGGTTGAACTTTAGCCAAAAAACGGAAAATGACTCTCGAGCGGCAACTGAAGTCTGCTTTGATAAATGGTATGAGGCAAACCCGACCGGTTCCGAACCGGCTGATGCCAGCACTTACTTGAACAATTGGCTTTCCGCAAAACAAGGTGCTATTGCGTTTGTGCGCGTAACGTCGGATATCAAGTTTGCTGGTCGCAGTATCATTGGCTGTGCAGAGGGCAATAACGCCTTTGAAGGCAAGATGATTACTCTGTATTCTTTTCAGACTTTGTATTCTCAGATTGATCCTCAAACGAATGAACCCTATGTCATCTCTGGACTTTGTCACTTTGGGAATGTTCAAATAGTTGCCTTTATTGAAAAGTTTAGTGGTACTATGTACAATATGAATTTTGACGACGCCTATTTAAATGCTAGTGCGACAAATTCTAGTGCAGGTATTATTGCAGAAGGCGTGACTGGTCTAGATGGTTCAAGAGTCTTTAACGGTTATATCCATGACGTCAAGGTGACTAATTCTGAATTTCAAGGAACTAATGTCGGTGCCATTGTGGGTAAGGGCAATACCGATATTTCTAGTGCTGAACTCCATAATGTCAAAATTGTTGGTAATTCTAACACGAACTCTTATGTTGGCGGTATTGTCGGTGACAATACGGTCCGTTGTCTGCATGCGGATCAGGGGAACGTTCATCCCTGTTCAAATGCTAAGAATAATGGAAAGTCGGCAGGACCTTTTGTGTTGGAGAACGTGGATCTATATGGTTCCATTACGGGGCAACAGTCTTATGTTGGCGGTATCGCAGGTTCGGTTACGTTGAATGTTCAACAGGAATATCATGACATTTCAATTAATGGGCTTAGAATGAATAGATCGACCTATGCTGGAGGTCTGTTTGGACAAGTCTTTTACGATGGTAGTGATGATGCTTCTTTAGGTTCGGCAGCTGTAGAGCATAAGCTTTTGATTCATGATGTTTCTATCGAACATGGTTCCTTTACAACACTAGGTGGTGCTGAAGACGGGTATATAGCGGCAAGTCTTCGTGCCGGTGGGCTTATTGGCTATTGTGATGTGGGTAATAATGCTAACAACACTGATGGTGCTGATGTTGAGATTTACAATGTTGATAATAAAATAGAAGTCCACATTGATAATGAAAATAATATCTCGGCTGGTGGTATCATCGGCAATTTAATGAATAGTTCATCAAATGAAAATTGCAATTTGTCTATTTACAAAACGATTACGGAGGGCGATGTCATTGGTGGTTCTGACAGTTATAAGATGGGCTACCTTGTGGGCGAGATGGTCACTTCAAAGATCAAATTAAAACAAATTACAGATAATTCGCACTATGGTGATAATGACTATGTTGCTGCAAAGGGTATAGGTTCTATTGATCCGGCTAACTGGTTGAATCCTCCGGCTCCTATAAATGCTACTGGAACAGGCTTAGTTGTCAAGCGAAACTTCCGTAACGAAGTTAATGGCGAATCTGCACAAACTTCTCTTGTTGCCGATGGTTCTTTAAAAAGTGGTAGCGATGGTTACTATATCGAAGATGCAACGACTTCTGATAAATATGCAAATGGTATTCTTGAAACTGCGGCATTGAATCAGTATCAGAATAATACGGGCTCGAGCGAAGAATACTTGTTCTGTGTTAAAATTTCTGCGGATAATGAGTATCTGTATTTGAAACAAATTAACAGTAGCGAAACTGCGCCTGAAGGTTATACCTGCTATGATTATTGGTATGATCGCAGTGGTCAACATGACCAGATTGCTGCCGGGATTTTTGACGATGCATCCTCCCGAATTCAGTATTGGCTGGATTCTCGTAATGATAAAAAAACTGCACATGTTGTTGTGGAAAGTGACCTCCATTTTGCCGGTCGCAATGTTGATGGAACTTGTAAAACAGCGAAAAATGAGTTTAATCAGTTACTGACTTTCTCTCGTCATTATCAGAGCAATTATTCTTATACAAAGGGCGATTATACCATTCAGGGTGTTGGTGCATCTGATGACGGTTATAGAGTGATTTCGGGACTTTGCTATGTTACAGAATATGACACTAGTGCGGGCTTTTTCAGACGCTTTGAAGGCGATATGAGCAAACTTGCTTTTGACAATGCCTATTTTAAAACTACTAAGTCGAATGATCACACTGGAGCTGGTATAATTGCGTCTGGATTTGGTTCAGCCTCTATCAAGGTAACTAATTCTGAATTCTACGGACTTGCTGCAGGTGCCGTATTTGGTCGCGGCGGTGGCGAACTGACGAACGTTGTTGTCGAAGACGTCAAAGTTAATGGTGAAATGTATGCCGGTGGTCTTATTGGGTATTGGGATTATACATTTATACAACCACTGAAACTTGAACTTGATCGAGTTGAAGCTGATGTCAATGTTTCTGGCGGGAGTGGTTCTTATGCAGGTGCGCTTATTGGCTATGCATCAGGTGAAGAAAATGCCAATAACAAGATAAATCTAAATATTACAGATACTTATTCAAAAGGTAATGTCAAGGGCGCTTCGGGTGCAAAGCTTGGTTATTTGATTGGCGCCATTAATCAAGATAATAATAGTTTTGATTTTAGTATCCATAATAACTACCATTATGGCAAAGATGATGGCGGAGCAACACTGGGTGTTGGAAATTGGACTTCTCCTGGTTATTGGGCGACAGGTAATCCTCTGATATCAAGGAACTTCCGTAATGCTATCGAAGGAGAAATTGAAGCTGCTGGAACTTTAAAATATTCGGGTTCTTCTCTGTTTATAGATCCTAGTAATCATAGCGATCTCGATATCCGTAATGGAGCGGTCTCTGATAAGGACTTTAAATCACATCGCATGGCTGCAGTCTTGGGTGAAGCATGGAGCCAAGTAGATGGGGAAAATGAAGGCTTGCCGATTTTTGCGGGCAGCGTAAGCAAAAGTGCCCCGATTAAGAGGGTCTCTTTCGATGTATATGGCAGCGGCTCTTTCTTTGCTAAGGCAGATTCTGCCCATAAAAAAATATTGCTGGATTCTATAGATGCTGGTTTGCGTTTTTATGAAGCGGGCTTGAATTATATTAGTAGTATAGTCCTTTTTACGGATAGTGAAGGCAAACTCGCTCAAGGGGATGTTGATTTTGTCAATAGCCTTTTGGATGATTGTAGTTCTTGGATTGAAGATGATAAACGGAATGATTGGGGAAGTACAAATTGGGAAAAATCCTGCAGCGAAGTTCCTCAACAGAAAATAAGTACTACTGAGCAATATACAGACCATGTGACGTATGTCTATTTAACAAAACGTATGGTCAAGTATTTCTGCTATAAAACGGATTCTGAAAATTCTAATAACTTATTTTTCTATCAGTATCCAGCTATTGCTGGTGAATCGCCTTCCGTCGGATCTTGTTTTGAATACTGGTTTAGAGAGAAAGAGCCAAATGCGAATATTGAACATGTCGTTGATGCATATGGCTATGCCAAGCTTTGGTTTATGTATGGTCAGAATACGATTACTCTGACATCGGATATCGACTTTGCGGGGAATACCGATGGCGTCTGTAACGATGCTCCTAATGCATTCAGGGGTGAATATTTAGAATTGGACGAAAATGATGTTTTCAAAAGTGCTGATAATGAACGCTATACGATATCGGGACTTTGCCATGTTGATGCTGCTGCTGATGTTGGTTTTGTCAAAATGGCAAATCAAAAAGGCGTGTTAACCAATGTTTCGTTTGACAAAGTCTTCTTTAATGGTAAAAGAGCAGGCTTGATTTTGGTGGACCTTACGTCGGCGGACGAAGGTGATATTACAGATATTACCGTGAAAAATTCCAAATTTATCGGCAGTGAATTTGCTGGTGCAATTGCTGGTTTTGCAGAAGGTGTGCGAAATATTCGAAATGTGATATTGGAAAAAGATACAGTAATTTCTGAAAAAACGGCTGGTGGTGCCTTTGGTTGGATTTATGCGCAATACAATTCGTATGGTTTGAATGTTGGTGGTTTGTTAGCGTATGATGTTACAGTAGTTTCTAGAAATGATGACTTTGCTGGTGGTCTTATTGGTAAGATTTCGATTGGAAGAGCCGGCGCTGTGTTAGTTAGTAATGCTTTTGATGGTTCTGTAGAAGGATACAAAGCGGGTGGGCTTGTTGGTTTGATAGAAGATTATAGTGGGCAAGATGGAACTACACTTAGTGTGTGGCAAAATTATGTTATTGGTGATGTCAAGTTTTCTAATGTTGGTGGCTTCTTGATTGCTGAAGTTTATTGGGACGATGATTACAATAATCAATACCTCTTCAATGTGAAGGATAACTACCATTATAGTGAAAATGACGTTACTGCTCCTATTGGAATGCTGGGTGGAACTAAGGTAGAAAATTGGAAGAATTTTGATGCAAGTGCTTATGCTGATGGTAGTTCTTTCACTCACAATTTCCGCAACGCTGTGGATGATCTTGAAGCGGATGGCGATTTGCGTTATGCTATTAAGCCGGTTTACAAGTCTGCTACGGAATCGTATTCCAACGGTGTTATTCCTTCGGAACAGATGAAGAGCCGCCGTATGGCTGCTGTCTTAAACATGGGCGCTACGTCTTTGTATTGGACTTTGGTGGATGAAGAAAACGATGGATTGCCAATATTTAAGGGCTCTACTAGTGCAGCATCGAAACCTGTTTATGCCATAAGCTTTGATTATGAAACTTTCAGTACCTTTGCAGATGAAACGTCTAAAAAGATTTTGAACGATGCCATTGAGGATGGCTCGCGTGTTTTGGAATACATTCCTCAATATCCCGATGGCGGTATCGTTCTTTTCACAGATGTAGATGGTAGGCTCGATCCTGATGATGTTGCTTTTGTGAAGTCGCTTATGGGTGAAGACGGACTGTGGTATGATGCGTCCTATCCAAAACTTGATGCGGATCAAGTGTATAGCTATAATGTTGCATATATTCCTACTGTTTATACGTATAAAAAGGCTCTCGTGATGGATGTTGCCGTCCATGTGTGCTCAGACAATGGTAATAGCGGCTGTCTTGATGGTTCCGAAGTATTAGTTCCTAAAGAGGGTGCTACTTGGAATGGCTATTCTATCGATTTCAATGGTGTTCCTATGACAGAATACACCTTCAATTATATGGGTGGTGGTTATCCAACGTTGGTGATGAGCGATTTTAGTTCTCATTTGTATATGCTCTATAGCCCAGATTTTTATCATATTAACTCTAAAAATGCAATACAAAGTTCAATCCATAAGGCTGTTCTGTACAATTTTGAAGAACTGCTTGATGGTTTGACTGACAATGAAAAGAGCGATTTGGAGTCTGGAACTGTATATAACGATACCATTCATTTGTATTATGTGTTCGGTAACACAGCCCCTGAATATAAATTCCCAGTAGAGAATAAGGGAACCTCTCCTGTCGTGGTTAAGAGCTTCTTGGAAAATGCTAATGGTATGGGGCGTAAACAGGTTTATGAAACCGTAATTGATGCCAACGAAACTGTAAATGTTCCATTAATGCGCACAACGGTTGCACCGACTGATTTAGGTTATAGTCTTGAATGGAATGCTGAGTTTGGCTTGGGTTCTGTATTTAGTGGTATTCATGATGTCATTTCTACTGAAAATGATTATATCGCATCAGCAGAAGACTTCCATAAAAATAGTTATACTAAATCATGGATGGTCACTGGGGCGTCTGGAAAGCCGCTGACGGTAAATGATTCTGTTTACATGGATTCCATTATTACGGCAATTTCCACTACGAACCTTGCGAATCATCTATCTTATAATGATTTGAAAATGGTGATTACGCCGACGGTTACGCAGCTTCATTACGACCTTGTTTTCGCTATCCCAGAAGATATGCGTGATGCTGATATTTATGTGTCTAACAAGAAAAATAAATCGACGAATAAGTTAGAACTGGATTGGTTTGATAAACTGGACGATGTCACTGCTGAAAATGTCAAGGCTCCGAAACTTCTCAATTCTGATGGCTGTCGCATTAACTGGAAACTTGAAAGCTCTAGCCTAACGCACGAGACTCTCGATATCCAGCAAGAATTGCAGTACTTGACCTCCAAGGAAGAAAATAGCCTTGCTGTGAATACGCTTGTTCCGGATATCGATAATCCTGCTTGCCCGTCTGCAAACGTCACGGTAGACAAGCATACGATTCAATTAAATCGTGATGGTGATGGAGACCTTTTTGCGGTGCAGAAACTGCCTTATCCTTCGGCAACAACTCAGGGGGCTATCGATACGATTGTCCTTAAGCATTCGTTTAAGAAAGATGCTAATGATAAATATTATCTCGATGTGCCTGTTGCGCGTGATGCTGATGGTAGTGAACTCGGTATCAAGCTTTCGTTTAAAGCGAATGCTAAGGACGGCAATTTGTTCAAGTCCTTGTTATATGATGATATGACTGGCGTAGCAGCGAACTTTGTACCGTTGCTTGAAGGCGAAAATATCGATATGAAATCGAATTTGAAAATGAAAGTTGAGTTCATTGAGCTTGTACCGGTCTATGTCACTTACGATTTGTCTTTGACTTCTGCGGCGGATTCTGCAAAAACTTATTTGCCGGCTGACGCTTCTTCAACAGCAACCCTTGAAATGGTAAAAGCAGATGACGAAATTGAATTCTGGAGCCCGTATCGTACAGATGTGTGCTTTGCAGGCTGGTCCAATGTAAAGGCTGAAAGCTTCACGGATGCCGACCCGCGTTGGGTTTCTCTGAATTCGTCGAATTATATTGACTTTAGCAATGATCAAGATCATCCGACGACGCTTTATGCCATTTGGCGTGAATGCCCGGTTACACTTCCGATAAGAGCAACTGCTCTCAAGAGTGGCTTGGAACACGCAACGCTTGTCGTTTATCAGCCGTTTGGTAAAGATTCTTTGCGCCATGTGATTACGGACGAGATTGTAGCCCTTGCGGGTCCAGATTTTGACTTCTATGTGGATGATGTCCGTACAAAGGCGGATGTTGGCTATAGCTTGGATTATACGAGCTTCAAGGTCTCTTATGTGGATCCGGCAACCTCTGAATCTGTCGAAGTTACTCCGAGTGAAGGTGCATGGCGCTTGAAACCGGAAACTCTGCCGCAGACGACTGTGTATTCGTTCACGGCTAAGGTGACAAAGGATGAATACAAACTCGTCTTTAACGATAACTCGTCGGGCGAAGCTTACTTCGGTGATTCCTGGACTCCGCTCATGACAAAGGAATCGTTTGCAGAAGATGAAGACACGAAGAACTGGAATGTGTCGGTTAATTACAATGTTGAAAGCACCAATACGGAATTCCCGTTTGCGCTCTATCGTAAAGGTCTTTGCATGAATGGTTATACGTTCGATGTCGATGACGATGCGAACGGCGTGTATACTGAACTGAATGAACCTTTCATAGAAAAGTTTAAAGAACTTGGCAAGAATTTGAAGAAACCGGTAAAGCTGTATGCCAATTGGTCTCAGTGCCAGACTCCTGGCGTGGAAGTGGAACTTGCTGATGCTGACAAGGGCTCTTACACGTTTACCAGAAAGTTTGATTTGGGCGAAGGCGAAGAAGCTGAGCGTTCTTACTCGTTCGACTCTGACAAGATGTTCGTGCCTTCCGAAATGGGCGATATCTCGTTTACGGGAGTTTCGTTCACAATCAAGAGCGGGGCAGGTGTTGTTCTCGATGCCTCGGCTGGTATTGGTTATCGCACGGGCTCGGAATGGAGCGATTGGATGGGTAGTCTCTTGACTATTAAACCGGATATGGAAGCCATTCGACTTTCGCTCCTCAAGAGTTCTTATGAATTCGTTTACGATATGAACGCTCCTGAAGATGCGATGGTCTTTGTGAACCCGGCAATAAAGGAGCACGAATCTTATGAGCTTAATCGCTCAACGGAATCTAAGGACCTCCAGTCTCTCGATGTTTTGGGTCGTACGGATGCTTGCCTTGTCGGCTGGGCTTTGGATGCTAATGGCGAAAATATGCTAGAAGCGTTTAATCTCGATGCTCTCCGCACGCTCGATGCCTTCGAAAAGGCTCGCAAGTCTACGGAAACGTTGTATGCCGTCTGGAAAGAAAAGGGTGATGCTTGCACTCCTAAGACGTTCAAGGTCGCCTCAGGTTGGAGTGCCGAAGAAGGCGTATTCACAATATCTTACAGGTACGAAGACAAGACGTACAGCTTTGAAGTGACTGAAGATGGCGTTGAAATTCCTGCGGTTGCTGGTGTTGAAGTTGGAGTCTCGTTTGCAGGCTCGAATGCTTACCAGTTTGACAATGTTATAGCAGGTCGTGATATTGCCGGCAACTTGCTCTTTAGCCTTGACAATGGTGGCTTCTTTACGGTGTCGGACGCTCAGTCGGATGTTCAGTTGTCGACGGGTGCGATCCCGACGGAATTTGCCTTTGTGTTCAATGCCAATGTAGGCGACGCTAACGTATTTGCGGGAACTGAATTTGCACATCAGGTTCCGGGAATGTTCTACGCTTATAATCAGGAATTGCCGATGGACCTCTATCGTGCCGATGCTGAATTGGTGGGATGGGCATTCAAGTCTGATGTGGGAGAAAACGACTTTGTATGGCAATCTATTAATGATCGCTTTATCGAAGAATATGAAAAGTTTGTGATGCAGTATGGCGCATCGTTCGGTACGGATACTCTCTATGCCGTGTGGAAAAAGAAGTCTATGAAGACTTACACGGTGACTGCCGATAGCGCAAACAAGGGTACGCTCACGTTTACGCAGAATGTTGGCGATACGGTGTTCTCAATCGTTGTCCCGAAGACTGGCTTGAAGGTCCCTGCAACGGACGATATTGAAGTCACAGCCCATTTTGATGTGATTAATTCCTGGACGCTCGATGAAGGCTTGCCGTTAGTCTGGACGAATGCCAAGGGTAAGAAGGAATCGACTGCAAATGATGTGACTAGACCGATTACTGGCGATGTCAAGATCACCGCTCTTGCAACGTTCAAGGAAATTCATCTTGTGTTCGACATCCCGTCGGATAAGGGCTTGTTCTATGGTGACGACTGGAGCAAACATGGTGACTTTGATTCGGATGATGGTAAGCTTTCGTTCCCGACGCTTGTCTACGATACGGATCGCTGCCTTGCCGGTTGGAGCATCCAGTCTGAATCCGGTTCTGCCTGGACTGACTTGAACGAACGCTTGGTGGATTCGCTTTATAAGGTTTACCCGACGATGAACGACTTGTCGAATATCAAGTTGTACGCCCGCTGGACGACCAATGTGGAAGAATGCGCGGGTAACATCACGAAGGCAACTGTCGAAATGGAACATGGCGATGTGCAGCTTGTCGAAAAGAAGGACAAGTCCACGCTTGTGCATAAGTTCAATAAGAATGGCACGATGATGTTGCCTGCTGAACTTGATGGCAAGAACTGGACGTTGAAGGCAATCCCGGATTCTAGCTACACGCTTGACTCTCTTGTCGTGATGAACGGTAAGAAGGTCGATACTGTGCTTTATGATGGCGACAAGTTGCCGAAGAACATGAAAAACGCTACGTTGAAGGCTTACTTCGGTAAGGCGAACAAGACGCCTGTCGAAATTGTGAACAAGCACTTCTCTCAGAGCGGTAACACAATCTGTGTGAACATCAAGGCTAGCGAATTCGAAGTGACGCGCGGTGTTTCTGCCAAGGTCGAAATTATCGATGTGGCTAAGGATGCTGTTGTGGTGGATACGGTGCTTACCGATTCTGCAGCGATGGCGTTCTCGGATGAAATCACGTTGCGTATGTTACAGCCGGGCAAGTACAAGGTTCGCGTTGTGATTGGCGACGAAAAGGAAACGGACGAATACAGTCAGGAATTTACGGTCGATTCTCAGGTGGCTTCGCTTAAGGCAGAACGCTGGCAGATGGTTTCACTCACGGCGGTGGATACGTCTTTGATCCAGTGGAATGAAGGCATTTCCTTCTACTGGTGGGATGAAACCCGCGTTGGTGATTTTTGGCAGTACCATGCATATAAGCAAGGCGATGAAATTGACGCTTCTCGCGGTGTCTGGGTCAGCTCTAAGCATGAAGGCTCTCTCGTGATGCGTACCGATTTCGAAGATGATGGAAAGGATATTGTCTGGAATCTCGATAGTGTAACGACGGGCTGGAACCTTGTTGCCAATCCGCATGGCTGGTATGTTGATTTGTTCAGCATGAACGAATCGGCTCGCAAGAATGTGGACGAAGAATCCGAAATCACCTTCTGGCAATACGACAGCGAAAAAGGTGAATACAAGGAAACTCGTTACTTGGCACCTTATGAAGCTGCTTGGGTAAAGGTTTCTAAGAAGACGAAGTGGAAAGTTTCTGCAGAACCGGTATATGTGATCCATTCTGTCGATGCTTCTAAAATTGATACGGTGCGTTTAGATTATCAGAAACCGGATGAAAATGCTAATAATTCGGGTAAATCTAATGCAAAGAGTGCTCTTGCAAAATCTTCGACTTCGGACCGCTGGACTTTGCAGGCTATCCTCTCGGATAAGAATGGCAAGCGTGACTCTTGGAATATTCTGGGTGTCGGCAACAATCCGTTCGTGGCTGATGAACCGCCTACAAGTATGGGTGATCACGTGAACCTCTCGATTGTCGAAGGCAAGCGCTCTCTTGCCAAGTCTATCAAGAGTGCTAGCGACGAAACGGAATGGACGCTTGAACTCTCTGCTTCTGATGCTCGCGAAGGCTATCTCACGCTTGAAGGCGTTGACGGTGTCAAATCTCTCGGTTACCACGTGTATGTGATCATCGATGGCGTTACAATCGAAATGCAAGAAGGCAAGAAGTTGCAGGTGTCGCTCAACTCTAGCTCAAAGAAGGCTACGGTTCGAGTGGCTCGCTCTGCAAGAGTGGTGGCTAAGAATGTAATCAAGGGTCTCCGTTCGTCTCAGTTGGGCAACCAGTTGCATGTGTCGTTCGATGCACCGGAAAGCCTTGCGGGTGAACGCACCAAGGTCGAACTCTTGGATGTGAAGGGTAAACTTTGGGCAACGGAATCTGCAAAGGCTGTCTTTGGCACGAACGCTGTATCGATGAATTTGCCTAAGCAGGGCGTTTACATCCTCCGCGTTCGCGTCGGCTCTCAGCAGCAATCGCAGCGCATTTTTTTGAAGTAG